AAATCCAATTTTGAATACGAATGCCTTTTATGGGATGTGGTGTTCTTGAATTCTAATGAATGAAGTatgattctttcttttatttgtgcTGAGTTACAACAATGATGTTATGTACTGTTGCAAGTTGACAAATGCATCctatattttgtttgttaaattAGGCCTTAGAAGAAAGAATTGCCTATAAGCAGGACCAGTTGGTTTCTGCATTTAAAGCAAGATTTGGGGTTTGTTCTTTTTTAGGTATATTGAATCAGCTACAAAAGTGCTTTCGAGATCAAATTTTGAGAGATGACACGGGGAAGGATAAGAGAAAGGCTCCGGCGGAGCCATCTCCACCCGTTCTCTTGCTTAAGGCCAAATGTCAACAGCAGTGAGGGGCCGCATCCTTTACTAGGGCCTGGGTTCTCCAGAATTGTTCATTGCAACCAACCCCATAAGCACCAGAAAAAACCCTTCAAATACTGCTCAAATTATATATCTACCACCAAGTACAATATAGTCACATTCTTGCCCAAGGCACTGTATGAACAGTTCCATCGGTTTGCTAATCTCTATTTCCTAGTTGCTGCAGTTCTTTCACTCACAGCTGTTGCCCCATTCTCGCCTCTGAGCATGATTTTACCGTTGGCTTTTGTTGTTGGCCTTAGTATGGCAAAAGAAGCTCTAGAAGATTGGCGCAGGTTTACGCAGGATATGAAGGTTAATAGTCGGAAAGCTAGTGTTCATAAAGGCGGTGGTGTTTTTGGTTATAAGCCATGGCAGAAGATTCAGGTTGGTGATGTGGTGAAAGTGGAAAAAGACCAGTTTTTCCCTGCTGATTTGCTTCTGTTGTCAACAAGTTACGATGATGGGATTTGCTATGTGGAGACTATGAACTTAGATGGTGAGACTAACTTGAAGGTTAAGAGATCATTGGAGGTAACCTTGCCTTTGGAGGATGATGAGTCTTTCAAGAACTTTACAGGAATAATAAAGTGCGAAGATCCAAACCCCAATCTTTACACGTTTGTTGGTAATTTTGAGTACGAATTTCAGGTTTATCCTCTTGACCCTACTCAGATTCTTCTTAGAGATTCAAAGCTCAGAAATACATCTTATGTATATGGAGTTGTGATATTCACTGGTTTTGATAGCAAAGTCATGCAGAACTCAACAAAGTCTCCTTCAAAAAGGagcaaaatagagaaaaaaatggacAAAATTATATACATCCTTCTCAGCCTTCTTGTACTGATTTCATCCATTAGTTCAATTGGCTTTGCTGTGAAGATAAAGTTTCAAATGCCGGACTGGACATACATGCAACCCTGGAATGATAATAATTTGTATGACCCTAACAATCCTGGCAAGTCTGGGGTAGCACATTTGATCACTGCTCTCATCCTTTATGGGTATTTAATACCCATTTCTCTCTATGTCTCAATTGAGATTGTGAAGGTGTTTCAAGCAAGGTTCATTAACCAAGACATACATATGTATGATGAAGAAACTGGCAATACTGCTCAAGCACGAACATCAAACTTAAATGAGGAGTTGGGTCAGGTCGACACTATCCTCTCTGATAAAACTGGCACCTTGACCTGTAATCAGATGGATTTTCTGAAGTGCTCCATTGCTGGTACTGCATATGGTGTACGTTCTAGTGAAATTGAGCTTGCTGCCGCAGAACAGATGGCTATGGATCTTGAGGAGCAGGATCAACAAAATACTAATGTTTCAAGGCATGGAAAAAGTTCACATAAGGAGGATAGCAGAGGAGGTTCAGAAATTGAACTCGAGAGTGTCATCACTTCTAAGTGTGAAAATGATCAGAAGCCAGCAATAAAGGGATTTAATTTTGAGGACAGCCGGCTCATGGATGGAAATTGGTTGAATGAACAAAATCGAGAGGTCCTTTTACTATTTTTCAGGATACTAGCAATATGTCAGACTGCCGTTCCTGAGCTGAATGAAGAGACTGGTATGTTTACATATGAAGCAGAGTCACCTGACGAAGCAGCCTTTCTTGCTGCAGCAAGAgaatttggttttgaattttacaaAAGAACTCAATCAAGCGTGTTTATTCGTGAAAAATATGCACACCCAGGACGATTGATTGAAAGGTGAGGTTGCAAATTGGCAATTCCATGTTTATTTAGCCCTTTTGTCCATCACTCCCTTTGATTAAAGGTATCTTAACATCTTAAATGTATCTTGGCAATCTTGCAGAGAGTtcaaaattctcaatttattggAATTTACAAGCAAAAGGAAGCGAATGTCTGTAATTGTGCGAGATGAGGATGGTCAAATTTTACTCCTGTGCAAAGGTGCTGATAGGTTAGGCTCCCAACTGTCTCTTACATGGTCTTTTGTAATCTTTAGCAATCGATGCATAAAGCATCTAGAATCTTCTACCATGGTCTTTAATAGGAAATTTAGGGGGAAAATATagataactttatttttatctttgcaATCCATTTGAATTATGCAGTGTAATATTTGATCGACTATCAAAGAATGGACGAATGTACGAGGAAACTACTGTTAAGCATTTGAATGAATATGGAGAAGCTGGGTTGCGTACACTGGCACTTGCTTATAAAAAGCTTGATGAGTCTGAGTATTCTGCATGGAACAATGAGTTTGTCAAAGTCAAAACTTCTATTAGCACTGATAGAGAAGCAATGCTTGAGCAAGTTGCAGATATGATGGAAAAGGATCTGATTCTTGTTGGTGCTACTGCCGTGGAGGACAAATTGCAAAAAGGGGTACATGATATAATTGTCTTGGAGACataattaagatattattttttgatacatttcttcttatttccattttattcacTCACCAGGTGCCCCAGTGCATAGACAAACTTGCACAAGCTGGTCTCAAGATTTGGGTTTTGACAGGGGATAAGATGGAAACTGCAATCAACATAGGGTTTGTCTCTTAAGAGTCTACCTTCAAGGTTCCTTGTAATCtatgtcaattttatttcagAAGCTATAATTCCCCCCTTTGTGCATGATGCAGATTTTCATGTAGTTTACTCCGCCAGGGCATGAAGCGGATCTGTATAACTGTAATGAACTCAGATTTGGTAGCTCAAGACCCAAAGCAGGTGATATACTTGGCCAAAGGGTACAGCATTTTCCTTTCAGGGACTTGATTTCCTTTGATGCCTGAGTTGTTTGCCTTTCATCACCACGCAGGCTGCGAAAGAGAATATTTTGATGCAAATCACCAATTCCTTTCGAATGGTCAAGCTGGAAAAGGATCCACATGCTGCATTTGCGTTAATTATTGATGGAAAATCTTTATCCTATGCTCTAGAGGATGATATGAAGCATCATTTCTTAGCGTTGGCTGTTGGCTGTGCATCTGTCATATGCTGTCGTGTCTCTCCCAAGCAGAAGGCACTGGTATGAAACTTTTTCCCCTTAATTCGTGGTCTTTCTTCCAGAATGTATTTTCTTGTCTTGAATCATCAAATTGACAGTGCCCTTGTAGAGAGATATGCATTCTTTTGttgggttttaatttgttttaataatgtTGATACAGGTAACAAGATTAGTAAAGGAAGgaactaaaaaaaaccacattaGCGATAGGTGATGGTGCAAATGATGTTGGGATGATTCAAGAAGCTGACATCGGAGTTGGCATCAGTGGGGTGGAAGGTATGCAGGTTGGTAACATGTCTAACTAATTCTTCTGGCGTGCAGCCTCTTAAAAATGATATTGCCTTTTTCTCCGAGGAGAAATCTTTGTGCCTTCTATGCTCACCTGCTGTTATTTCCAGCTGTTTCTAGGCAGTATCTGTCACTTAAAATTTCATGCCCTGCTGGTATTTAAATTGGGTTGGACATGTAACATCATGCTTGTCTGCCATCTTTGGTCTCAAATTGGAACtatgatcaaaatattatgcTGAGCCTTTGCTTTCTTTATCCATTCCAACTTCTTCATTTTCTCATAACTTCTTGTGGTTGTTGAGTGAAGAAACATAGCATCAAGTTTTGCTTATATGCAAGCTTCTAATTTTCCAGTGAAGCTTACGTATTTTCAAATGGATTTGCAGGCTGTGATGGCGAGTGATTTTTCTATTTCCCAGTTTCGGTTTCTAGAAAGACTTTTGGTAGTCCATGGACACTGGTGCTACAAGAGAATTGCTCAGATGGTAATAACCAAGAGACTATATCATGCTTCCTTTTATGCATTTGATATGTTTGCATCCACTGCACTGACGTGTACACCACATGCTTAGCTATgctctttttgttgtttcattgaATGGGTTCATTTGCTTTCAGATTTGCTATTTCTTCTACAAAAATATAGCTTTCGGCCTTACGCTTTTCTACTTTGAGGCATTCACGGGCTTTTCTGGGCAGTCAGTTTACAATGACTGGTACATGCTATTGTTCAATGTCATTCTTACATCATTGCCTGTCATTTCACTTGGAGTTTTTGAACAAGATGTGTCTTCTGAGGTCTGCTTGCAGGTTAGTCCCATTAATTACTAAGCTAATTCTAATGCATTTTTTGTACCAGTTGTCTCTCTGCTatgaaaataatgttatttccCCATTATGCAGTTCCCAGCATTGTATCAGCAAGGGaccaaaaacttgttttttgatTGGTATCGAATACTTGGGTGGATGGGTAATGGTTTGTATTCCTCTCTTGTCATTTTCATCCTAAATATCGTGATCTTTTATAACCAAGCATTCCGTGCTGGAGGCCAAACTGCTGATATGGCTGCTGTGGGTGCTACAATGTTCTCCTGCATCATCTGTGCTGTGAACTGCCAGATTGCGCTCACGATGAGCCACTTTACATGGATACAACATCTCTTTGTCTGGGGAAGCGTTGCCACTTGGTTCTTGTTTCTGTTACTTTACGGGCTGATGCCTCCATCTTATTCGGGGGACGTCTACGGACTTTTAGTTGAAGTTCTTGGTCCGGCACCTATCTACTGGAGTACCATCCTCTTGGTAACAGTCGCATGTATTGTGCCTTACCTGGTTCACATATCATTCCAAAGATGTTTCAATCCAATGGATCATCATATCATCCAAGAAATCAAGTACTATAAGAAGGATGTTGAGGACCAACGCATGTGGAGAAGGGAACGATCCAAGGCAAGACAAGAAACCAAGATTGGGTTCACAGCAAGGGTAGATGCAAAGATCAGACAATTCAAAGTGAAGCTGCAGAGGAGGTCTTCAACCTTGGTTTCGCAAAATTGCATGCCTTCCCCatcttaatataaaatcaagtcttttttttttttttttttttttccagttgttCTTGGaaagtttttagggtttttggccTTAGGCTTTTTGATTCGTTTCTTAGCAATTCTTTGTCCGGTTGTAGTGGGTTCGTGCTCCCCAGATCATTTCACAGAAAGCAATCCAGTATTGTATGTACACTAACTGTTATGGTTTGAAAAGCTAACAGCTTGTGAAAATAGTTGAAATTTTATTGTCGTCTTCTCCCTGTGCCCTTCTTCCTGTATAAAAATACACCTTGAGTTGATTGACATCTCTGAATCTGCTGTTAACTTTCTATATTCTTTGACACTCATGAACTGTCTCCTCGCCATTCCTGATTTCATGATCATTTTGTCGAGTtttatgaaggaaaaaaaatgccgGAGATGAAAGCTTCTTCTTTAGATCACGAGGCGGGAGATGCTAAAGactctttattatttaatatttaataaataaaacccaTAAGAGAATATCCACCAAAATGGTAAAGAGAAAATGGTGACAGCAGGAGGAAGATGAGGAAGCAAGTATACAAAGGGCTCTTTTGAAATAGGGAAACGTtggaatattttgaattttttatttgagaaacatCCAACCAAAAAAACGTTTTGCTCTGAGATTTATGTCCGCGTTCCCTACACAGTGCACATTGTCCCCATCtcaaagttaaaaatttaaactgattaaattttaagtttattttataaaatttattaattctagttttataaattttaaggttgtttaaagatttatataattattaattttaaaatttataaaattagttaagatacaTAAGCTACTCAAATATTcatgttaaacaaaaataatgaaagttTAGAAATTTAGTAataatttgaatcaaatattataattttaatatatatataaagagagagatcaTAACACGTATTTTtaatctaatctaatctaaAAGGAATCAATagttatcaattttaattatggaCACAAAACTCAATGTAttaatgattttgaattgaaaacattgaaaatatcatgcgaaaactaacaaatttagcTTAGATTATTAAACTCCTATGATCATAACTACTcgattaaaaaaaggaaaaactccTTGATAATAACCAACAAGGTTTGGTGTACGATCTAGTTATTGTCGTATATGTTTTTAGCTAGTGTCACCAATTCTGTCAAACATTTcattatacatatattaaaagtaaatgtttttttactataGAAAATAGTGCAAtcgaatttttttctaatttttttttttattgtagctgtggtaaatttataatttttttatttagaaaacaattttgtcttatatttttttctttatacttaatacttttatttttttatacttagcctattatcaccattttttttttgtaataatgttttagttttcccatttttcttctttaaattttttcttgggaaaaaatattattttttacattttaaatatttatcggTTTATATTTGACATATTTAtacaatttcttttgtttttattttcatttttttgtaaatttcttttatttacacttttttttgaaaaattattatacaaaaactaAGTAAATGTTGTTTCAATATAGCAATTATAATAttgttccatttttttattatgttaaaaataagtatagatcttacatgtttttattaatgcatatgatctttattatattttattgtatataagcatcaatttttttattcacggttatatttttttacttgttgtaaaaaaataaattaataacacctacatattaattcatttatgttagaaaataaattatttatcctGCAGCCAAGCAAGTCAAATAGACATgttaaacactttttttttgtatttattagcaCATAtagttctcaatttatttaattaaatgcatgcataTGCCTTgtgatttataattagaatttttattgtaaaaaaaaaaaacacatttaaaaaacttgtatgctttttttaaaattatctaaactaCAATGAAATGCAGATTAAATAACTAGTTCTAGCTAAGTAGCTCCTTGTGGAGACCAAAATtgcaactattttttatttagatcatATTTTTAAggtctcaaagaaaaaaaagtctttaaaattaatgcacaatgaaaataataaagctgGACAAATTATAGAATTAGTCCTTGATGTATTTGCCCAATTCCGAATTAAGAcccaaacaattattttatcaattaggtCCCTTAACTAGATCTTTTAGTCCACATCTCTCAATTCCCCCCGTCGCCTAAATGATGCCCTTTTAATGCGTGCATCAAACAAATTGGGTGaaaaattcaagtaaattattatttaatttgacactgttatcaatatttttaatcttaaaaaccATTATCTTGATTAAAGCTAGCCGTCAATACTTTTTCAAACTATCCAAAATATCTTACTGAAATACCATTTCGTTGTTTACATTATTAGTaagcaaaattgaaaaaaattgtctaTAAATGaaggatatttgttttttttttaaaatgaaattataacaAATGAGCGAGGTATAAAAAGATGACGACTACGATGATATAAgacttaaataaaatgaattcaataattattatgttaaaaacacaaaataactaaatatatacaagcaaaacatttatttttggtttttttaaaaaactatcctagtaaattaaaaatattaatggaatAGCAtaactttctaaaaaaactaagaaaataatatagattaaaTATGTCgtgattcaaaaatattatatttcatgAATATTGTGATTTTGAAATGTGACAATTTACCTTGTAGcgatttaaaatcataataaattatttagttgTGAAATTAAATCCTTATCATGaatatttcattttcatcttaaatatgcaataaatgagaaaataatcactcatatatataaataactatGATAGTGTGaacattttcatatatattagcCTGAGACAGCCAGGGTTTTACTCACTCACCTGGACCCACAAAGTGTACTTTTCAGAAGGTGGGGttttcctcgaatccaaaaaaaaaataaaatttttcatatatattgactttatttttcaagaaaattag
This region of Populus alba chromosome 3, ASM523922v2, whole genome shotgun sequence genomic DNA includes:
- the LOC118031024 gene encoding LOW QUALITY PROTEIN: probable phospholipid-transporting ATPase 4 (The sequence of the model RefSeq protein was modified relative to this genomic sequence to represent the inferred CDS: deleted 1 base in 1 codon), producing MTRGRIRERLRRSHLHPFSCLRPNVNSSEGPHPLLGPGFSRIVHCNQPHKHQKKPFKYCSNYISTTKYNIVTFLPKALYEQFHRFANLYFLVAAVLSLTAVAPFSPLSMILPLAFVVGLSMAKEALEDWRRFTQDMKVNSRKASVHKGGGVFGYKPWQKIQVGDVVKVEKDQFFPADLLLLSTSYDDGICYVETMNLDGETNLKVKRSLEVTLPLEDDESFKNFTGIIKCEDPNPNLYTFVGNFEYEFQVYPLDPTQILLRDSKLRNTSYVYGVVIFTGFDSKVMQNSTKSPSKRSKIEKKMDKIIYILLSLLVLISSISSIGFAVKIKFQMPDWTYMQPWNDNNLYDPNNPGKSGVAHLITALILYGYLIPISLYVSIEIVKVFQARFINQDIHMYDEETGNTAQARTSNLNEELGQVDTILSDKTGTLTCNQMDFLKCSIAGTAYGVRSSEIELAAAEQMAMDLEEQDQQNTNVSRHGKSSHKEDSRGGSEIELESVITSKCENDQKPAIKGFNFEDSRLMDGNWLNEQNREVLLLFFRILAICQTAVPELNEETGMFTYEAESPDEAAFLAAAREFGFEFYKRTQSSVFIREKYAHPGRLIEREFKILNLLEFTSKRKRMSVIVRDEDGQILLLCKGADSVIFDRLSKNGRMYEETTVKHLNEYGEAGLRTLALAYKKLDESEYSAWNNEFVKVKTSISTDREAMLEQVADMMEKDLILVGATAVEDKLQKGVPQCIDKLAQAGLKIWVLTGDKMETAINIGFSCSLLRQGMKRICITVMNSDLVAQDPKQAAKENILMQITNSFRMVKLEKDPHAAFALIIDGKSLSYALEDDMKHHFLALAVGCASVICCRVSPKQKALVTRLVKEGTKKTTLAIGDGANDVGMIQEADIGVGISGVEGMQAVMASDFSISQFRFLERLLVVHGHWCYKRIAQMICYFFYKNIAFGLTLFYFEAFTGFSGQSVYNDWYMLLFNVILTSLPVISLGVFEQDVSSEVCLQFPALYQQGTKNLFFDWYRILGWMGNGLYSSLVIFILNIVIFYNQAFRAGGQTADMAAVGATMFSCIICAVNCQIALTMSHFTWIQHLFVWGSVATWFLFLLLYGLMPPSYSGDVYGLLVEVLGPAPIYWSTILLVTVACIVPYLVHISFQRCFNPMDHHIIQEIKYYKKDVEDQRMWRRERSKARQETKIGFTARVDAKIRQFKVKLQRRSSTLVSQNCMPSPS